Proteins co-encoded in one Metabacillus sp. KUDC1714 genomic window:
- a CDS encoding DUF2953 domain-containing protein, whose protein sequence is MFIVMIILLLLSLLFLLIIFTKMTVTLDLNHIGDNDQFKIKFRAWFGLLRYTINIPLVKIDKDEPKLIVKQEQKMGSEKADNKVKEIEDKVTPEDALNGLSDIKEITQHIVGMHKIIRKFLRKIRIKKLEWHSQFGIGDAAHTGLLTGAAWAIKGGVIGLLSQYMKLQTTPVVTITPEFNQFCSRTKLQCIFQFRIGQAILAGIQFIKYWKGGRPKLKTKPFSFFSN, encoded by the coding sequence GTGTTTATAGTGATGATTATTTTACTGCTTTTATCCTTACTCTTTTTACTGATTATTTTTACTAAGATGACGGTTACACTGGATTTAAATCATATCGGTGATAATGACCAGTTTAAAATAAAATTTCGTGCATGGTTTGGATTACTTCGCTACACGATTAACATTCCACTAGTAAAAATTGATAAGGATGAACCCAAACTTATTGTAAAGCAGGAGCAGAAAATGGGAAGTGAAAAAGCGGATAATAAGGTAAAAGAAATAGAGGATAAGGTAACACCTGAGGATGCACTAAATGGGCTGAGCGATATAAAGGAGATTACACAACATATTGTTGGAATGCATAAAATCATCCGCAAGTTTTTAAGGAAAATAAGAATAAAAAAACTAGAATGGCATTCACAATTCGGGATCGGTGATGCTGCACATACCGGGTTATTAACAGGTGCTGCCTGGGCAATTAAAGGAGGCGTCATTGGTCTTCTAAGTCAGTATATGAAGTTACAGACGACCCCTGTAGTAACAATAACTCCTGAATTTAATCAGTTCTGTTCAAGAACGAAATTACAATGTATTTTTCAGTTTCGAATCGGGCAAGCTATTTTGGCAGGTATACAATTCATTAAATATTGGAAAGGTGGACGTCCTAAGTTGAAAACCAAACCATTTTCATTTTTTTCAAACTAA
- the ytfJ gene encoding GerW family sporulation protein → MSDHPIQGLMKTAMENLKQMIDVNTIVGDPVETPDGSVILTVSKVGFGFAAGGSEFNSSGSEEGGDPKSPKLPFGGGSGGGVSITPIAFLIVSTTGVKMLHLDESTHLYEKILEAAPQTVEKIQGMFKKNKDSSNSQSSNNQSQQKQDLDF, encoded by the coding sequence ATGAGTGATCATCCAATTCAAGGACTAATGAAAACAGCAATGGAAAATTTAAAACAAATGATTGATGTTAATACAATCGTAGGAGATCCTGTAGAAACGCCAGATGGAAGCGTCATTTTAACAGTATCTAAGGTTGGGTTTGGATTCGCAGCAGGAGGTAGTGAGTTTAATTCCTCAGGTAGCGAAGAAGGTGGCGACCCAAAATCTCCAAAACTTCCATTCGGTGGTGGGAGTGGTGGTGGAGTTTCCATTACTCCAATTGCATTTCTAATCGTATCAACAACAGGTGTAAAAATGCTTCATTTAGATGAAAGTACTCATTTATATGAAAAAATCTTAGAAGCAGCCCCACAAACTGTAGAGAAAATTCAAGGAATGTTCAAAAAAAATAAAGATAGCAGTAATTCACAAAGTTCAAACAATCAAAGTCAGCAAAAGCAAGATTTAGATTTTTAA
- a CDS encoding NAD kinase, with product MSDRRNVYFFYKKEDELLEKINSLIELARENEFRVVEDHTIANVIVSIGGDGAFLQAVRKTNFRSDCLYVGIGVDHTLSLYCDFHLDDREKMIQAMKESQIEVRRYPVLEVKLDETTSFKCLNECSIRSSIIKTFVIDVYIDDLHFETFRGDGMLIATPTGSTAYNKSVNGAVVDPMLPCIQVSELASLNNNLYRTLGSSFILSDTRKLTLKIVQDGNDYPVIGMDNEALSIRNVKQLEYGLSELPIKTVKLKDNSYWEKVKRTFL from the coding sequence GTGTCAGATCGTCGTAATGTTTATTTTTTTTACAAAAAAGAGGACGAACTCTTAGAGAAAATCAATTCCCTTATTGAATTAGCAAGAGAAAATGAATTTCGAGTTGTTGAAGATCATACTATCGCAAATGTAATTGTAAGCATAGGTGGAGATGGTGCATTTTTACAGGCAGTACGCAAAACAAACTTTCGTTCAGACTGTCTATATGTAGGCATAGGAGTTGATCATACATTAAGCTTGTATTGTGACTTCCATCTTGATGATCGAGAGAAAATGATTCAAGCTATGAAAGAGTCTCAAATTGAGGTTAGACGTTACCCAGTATTAGAAGTAAAACTTGATGAAACGACATCTTTTAAATGTTTAAATGAATGTTCCATCCGTTCAAGTATCATTAAAACCTTCGTTATCGATGTTTATATAGATGATCTACATTTTGAAACGTTTAGAGGAGATGGGATGTTAATTGCCACACCTACAGGAAGTACTGCATATAACAAATCTGTAAATGGTGCAGTTGTAGATCCTATGCTTCCATGCATACAAGTAAGTGAATTAGCTTCATTAAATAACAATCTTTATCGTACACTAGGTTCTTCATTTATACTAAGTGACACAAGAAAATTAACATTAAAAATCGTACAAGATGGCAATGATTACCCTGTTATTGGAATGGATAATGAAGCATTAAGTATCCGCAATGTAAAACAACTAGAGTATGGTTTAAGTGAGTTACCAATTAAAACAGTAAAACTTAAGGATAATTCATACTGGGAGAAAGTTAAGCGAACATTTTTATAA
- the mbcS gene encoding acyl-CoA synthetase MbcS — MVREELLAPLSYNLVEEIEKYSTDATKIALKWENEQGQKSEITYRALLDRVNQIGNAFKNEGLKLGDKVLIVIPRVIDAYAVYLGALKAGLVVIPSSEMLRTKDLQYRVTHGEVKAVISYGLYTNEFRGIRQFDKLIKFVINGNDPDWLPLDELMKKQSTSMNIAETKSDSKAFVSYTSGTTGNPKGVVHTHGWAFAHLRTAAKNWLSIEENDMVWATAGPGWQKWIWSPFLSVLGSGATGLIYQGKFEPNKYLQLLDDYKINVLCCTPTEYRLMVKVEQLENYSLANLHSAVSAGEPLNREVIDTFQHYFNVKVRDGYGQTENTLLVGVMKGMEIKAGSMGKPTPGNDVKIINDEGEPCVVNEVGDIAVHKDTPALFKEYYKDFERTASAFRGDYYITGDRAKMDEDGYFWFEGRGDDIIISSGYTIGPFEVEDAIVKHPLVKECAVVASPDEIRGNIVKAYIVLRDPSNINTPELITVLQEHVKKLTAPYKYPREIEFIDELPKTTSGKIRRIELRQRELELKQA; from the coding sequence ATGGTAAGAGAAGAACTACTTGCGCCATTAAGTTATAATCTTGTAGAAGAGATTGAAAAATATTCGACAGATGCAACAAAGATCGCATTAAAATGGGAAAATGAACAAGGTCAGAAAAGTGAGATTACTTATCGTGCTTTATTGGACAGGGTAAATCAAATTGGAAACGCTTTCAAAAACGAAGGCTTAAAACTGGGTGATAAAGTTCTTATTGTTATACCTAGGGTTATAGATGCATATGCTGTTTATCTTGGTGCTTTAAAAGCAGGTTTAGTAGTGATTCCTAGCTCAGAAATGTTACGAACAAAAGATTTACAGTATCGTGTAACACATGGAGAAGTTAAAGCTGTAATAAGCTATGGACTATATACTAATGAATTTAGAGGAATAAGACAGTTTGATAAATTGATAAAATTCGTTATAAATGGAAACGATCCAGATTGGTTACCGCTAGACGAGCTAATGAAGAAACAAAGCACATCAATGAATATAGCAGAAACAAAATCTGATAGTAAGGCATTCGTTTCTTATACATCAGGTACAACAGGAAATCCAAAAGGTGTTGTACATACACATGGTTGGGCTTTTGCTCACTTAAGAACTGCAGCGAAAAATTGGTTAAGCATTGAGGAAAATGATATGGTCTGGGCAACTGCTGGACCAGGATGGCAAAAATGGATTTGGAGTCCGTTTTTATCAGTATTAGGTTCGGGTGCTACAGGGTTAATTTATCAAGGGAAATTTGAGCCTAATAAATATTTACAGCTTTTAGATGATTACAAAATAAATGTATTATGCTGTACACCTACAGAATATCGATTAATGGTAAAGGTTGAGCAGCTTGAGAACTATTCCTTAGCAAATTTACATAGTGCAGTCTCGGCTGGAGAACCATTGAACCGAGAAGTCATCGATACATTCCAGCATTATTTTAATGTAAAAGTTCGTGATGGTTATGGTCAAACAGAAAATACACTCCTTGTTGGTGTCATGAAGGGAATGGAAATCAAAGCAGGTTCAATGGGGAAACCTACTCCAGGTAATGATGTGAAAATTATAAATGATGAAGGTGAACCATGTGTAGTCAATGAAGTTGGGGACATTGCAGTTCATAAGGATACACCTGCATTATTTAAAGAATACTATAAGGATTTTGAACGGACAGCGAGTGCATTTAGAGGGGATTATTATATTACTGGTGACAGAGCAAAGATGGATGAAGACGGCTACTTTTGGTTTGAAGGTAGAGGCGATGATATTATCATTAGCTCTGGCTACACTATTGGTCCATTTGAGGTTGAAGATGCAATTGTTAAACATCCTTTAGTGAAGGAGTGTGCCGTAGTAGCTAGCCCAGATGAAATTAGAGGAAATATCGTAAAAGCTTATATTGTATTAAGAGATCCTTCTAATATCAATACCCCGGAGCTAATTACTGTACTGCAAGAGCATGTCAAAAAGCTAACAGCTCCTTATAAATATCCGCGTGAAATTGAGTTTATTGATGAATTACCTAAAACAACATCAGGTAAAATTCGTCGAATAGAACTTAGACAACGTGAGCTTGAACTAAAACAAGCATAG
- a CDS encoding class I SAM-dependent methyltransferase produces the protein MKTVSKIENLFAVINETADLIAKECNMTYIEAVAETGENIFHGSILQEDLSEITEKSLKRKYETIKIDSFGNEELRKAYQLAILKGLKEGAHPNHQMTPDTIGLFLGYLVSKFVGNQKEISVLDPAVGTGNLLTTILNYLTLEQVDSYGVDVDDLLIKLAYINANLQEHPVQFFNQDSLERLLIDPVDIVVCDLPVGYYPNDIEASKYELKADEGHSYAHHLFIEQSMKHAKENGYLFFIVPNSLFDTKEAPKLNQFLRKMAIIQGFIQLPLSLFKDEKHGKSILILQKKGENSTPPKQAILAELPKFSNKEAMNSIMKQIDQWFRENK, from the coding sequence ATGAAAACAGTTTCTAAAATAGAGAATTTGTTTGCAGTAATAAATGAAACAGCAGATCTTATCGCGAAAGAATGTAACATGACTTACATAGAAGCAGTTGCAGAAACTGGCGAAAATATTTTTCATGGTTCAATTCTACAGGAAGATCTGAGCGAGATTACAGAAAAAAGTTTAAAACGTAAATATGAAACAATTAAAATAGATTCTTTTGGTAATGAAGAGCTTCGTAAAGCATATCAGTTGGCAATTTTAAAAGGGTTAAAAGAAGGTGCGCATCCTAATCATCAAATGACACCAGATACAATCGGTTTATTTTTGGGTTATTTAGTAAGCAAATTTGTCGGTAATCAAAAGGAAATATCAGTATTGGATCCCGCAGTTGGGACTGGAAACTTACTTACAACTATACTGAATTATTTAACGCTAGAACAAGTTGATAGCTATGGTGTAGATGTCGATGATTTACTAATTAAATTAGCATATATTAATGCAAATCTTCAAGAACATCCTGTGCAATTCTTCAATCAGGATAGCTTAGAGCGATTGTTAATTGATCCAGTTGATATTGTTGTCTGCGATTTACCAGTTGGCTATTATCCTAACGATATAGAAGCATCTAAATATGAACTTAAGGCAGATGAAGGCCACTCATATGCTCATCATCTTTTCATTGAGCAGAGCATGAAGCATGCGAAAGAAAATGGTTATCTGTTTTTTATTGTTCCCAATTCCTTATTTGATACGAAAGAAGCACCGAAGCTAAATCAATTTCTTAGAAAGATGGCTATTATTCAAGGATTTATTCAATTGCCGTTATCCTTATTTAAAGATGAAAAGCATGGAAAGAGCATCTTGATTCTACAAAAGAAGGGTGAAAATAGTACACCTCCTAAGCAAGCAATTCTTGCAGAATTACCAAAATTCTCAAATAAAGAAGCAATGAATTCAATTATGAAGCAAATCGATCAATGGTTTAGAGAAAATAAATAA
- a CDS encoding RDD family protein, which produces MDATFEGADNTELLDKPVEKQKTIDFDHLQAGFWIRLWAYLIDLLVIGSVNRIVIYPLFDLIGLNNNNSFLFSPVSIATAVIFFAYFVLMTKYFNQTLGKMIFGIKVISIKEETISWGTILFRELIGRYISKTIWIGYIIVAFTPKKQGLHDIFSDTQVIHEKLFIKYAEELSAE; this is translated from the coding sequence GTGGATGCTACTTTTGAAGGTGCAGATAATACAGAGTTATTGGATAAGCCTGTAGAAAAGCAAAAGACAATTGATTTCGATCATTTACAAGCAGGTTTTTGGATTCGCCTCTGGGCTTATTTAATCGATCTTCTAGTTATCGGTAGTGTGAATCGAATTGTAATTTATCCACTATTTGATTTAATAGGTTTAAATAACAATAACTCATTTCTGTTTTCTCCTGTCTCAATTGCAACAGCTGTGATCTTTTTTGCTTATTTTGTATTAATGACAAAATACTTTAATCAAACTTTAGGGAAAATGATTTTTGGTATAAAAGTAATTTCTATTAAGGAAGAAACAATAAGTTGGGGAACCATTTTATTCCGAGAATTAATAGGACGTTATATTTCAAAAACCATTTGGATTGGCTATATCATTGTTGCTTTTACTCCAAAAAAACAAGGACTTCACGATATCTTTTCTGATACACAAGTTATTCATGAAAAGTTATTTATTAAATATGCTGAAGAATTGTCTGCTGAATAA
- a CDS encoding amidohydrolase — translation MGTLWSGGKIYTLEKEGSQVEAVYVKNGYIIATGSYKYLVEAYKEDIEELHDLKGKTMIPGLVDSHLHLIGHGEKLTRLDFSKTTSSKEILESIKDRVKDITPGSWIIGEGWNENQLEDQKILHKAELDEVARDHPLLLKRICRHASIANSKALELANITGDTPDPAGGVIVRDEQNEPTGYLLDQAQELLFEIAPSLTQEELEYVLETSINDCYQKGLVGAHSEDLAYYGSLDNTLTAFHRVLTKGFKFRTHLLVHHLVVDEFHKKQRSLGNYGEFGAMKIFADGALGGRTALLSFPYKDDPTTSGVAIHSKAELVDLIVKARSYKMEVAVHVIGDLAFEWILDVIEEYPPLKGQHDRLIHAQILRNDLIKKAKQLPIILDIQPRFVASDFPWVTERIGEEYMETCYAWKTLLQEGIQCAGGSDAPIEPVDPLLGIYAAVTRTSIYDDSGKSYYPEQKLSVYEAVELFTKGSAYATHHSHNRGMIKQGYTADFTVFDQDIFELPHEELLNATVELTIVDNEIMYKR, via the coding sequence TTGGGTACATTATGGTCTGGAGGAAAAATATACACTTTAGAAAAAGAAGGTAGCCAAGTCGAAGCTGTATATGTTAAAAATGGCTATATTATTGCAACTGGGAGTTATAAGTATTTAGTTGAAGCTTATAAAGAGGATATAGAAGAGCTGCATGATTTAAAGGGAAAAACGATGATACCTGGTCTCGTAGATAGCCATCTCCATTTAATTGGACATGGAGAAAAACTAACAAGACTGGATTTTTCAAAGACGACAAGCTCAAAAGAAATTTTAGAAAGTATTAAAGATCGAGTAAAGGACATAACACCAGGAAGCTGGATTATTGGAGAAGGATGGAATGAAAATCAACTAGAGGATCAAAAGATTCTACATAAAGCTGAATTAGATGAGGTTGCACGGGATCATCCATTATTACTTAAAAGAATATGCAGACACGCAAGTATAGCAAACTCAAAAGCATTGGAGCTTGCAAATATTACAGGTGATACACCTGACCCGGCTGGGGGGGTTATTGTACGGGATGAACAAAACGAACCAACTGGATATTTACTAGATCAAGCACAGGAGCTTCTGTTTGAAATTGCACCTTCTCTTACTCAGGAGGAGTTAGAATATGTACTTGAGACATCTATAAATGATTGCTATCAAAAAGGGCTAGTGGGTGCACATTCGGAGGATTTGGCCTACTATGGCAGTTTAGATAATACTTTAACCGCATTTCATCGTGTCTTAACCAAGGGATTTAAATTCCGCACCCATCTGCTTGTTCATCATCTAGTCGTAGATGAATTTCACAAAAAACAAAGAAGTTTAGGAAACTACGGAGAGTTCGGCGCGATGAAAATCTTTGCTGATGGAGCCCTTGGAGGAAGAACTGCGTTGTTAAGTTTCCCGTATAAAGATGATCCAACCACTTCAGGTGTAGCTATTCATTCAAAAGCTGAATTAGTAGATCTTATTGTGAAAGCAAGAAGCTATAAAATGGAAGTAGCGGTACATGTAATCGGAGATTTGGCATTTGAATGGATATTAGATGTGATTGAAGAGTACCCTCCATTGAAAGGGCAACATGACCGTCTCATTCATGCTCAAATTTTAAGAAATGATTTAATAAAAAAAGCGAAACAGCTTCCTATTATTTTAGATATACAACCACGGTTTGTAGCAAGTGATTTTCCATGGGTAACTGAGCGGATTGGTGAGGAATATATGGAAACATGCTATGCATGGAAGACGCTGCTTCAAGAAGGTATTCAATGTGCAGGGGGTTCTGATGCACCTATAGAGCCAGTTGATCCGCTTTTAGGTATTTATGCTGCAGTGACAAGGACTAGTATTTATGATGATTCAGGAAAAAGCTACTACCCAGAGCAAAAGCTCTCAGTTTATGAGGCTGTTGAGCTATTTACAAAAGGAAGTGCATATGCAACTCACCATTCACATAATCGTGGGATGATTAAACAAGGCTATACAGCAGATTTCACTGTGTTTGATCAAGATATATTTGAACTGCCACATGAGGAGCTGCTAAATGCGACTGTCGAGTTAACGATTGTTGATAATGAAATTATGTATAAAAGGTAA
- the sppA gene encoding signal peptide peptidase SppA yields the protein MNGKRWGAIAIAGVLFVFSIIISSTMMFINQSDLFKDAFASSSGFSEEIIEEGNSLDKILVLNVNGVIQDTGEDVTSFFSTAGYQHQTFLDMVKAAGEDDSVKGVILRVNSPGGGVVESAEIHKKLIELTKKSKKPLYVSMGTTAASGGYYISTAADKIFAAPDTLTGSLGVIMQSINYGELAEKYGVKFETIKSGPYKDIFSPTRDMTEEERKILQSMVDNAYKGFVNVITEGRPLSEEEVRKVADGRIYDGRQAKENNLIDELGYFDDTVAAMKKDLDLEEAQVVEYGDSLGLDSLLSMSVGKVFKEDAELSSLYQLLSSSNSPRLMYLYSE from the coding sequence ATGAACGGTAAACGATGGGGAGCTATTGCCATTGCAGGTGTTTTGTTCGTATTTTCAATTATTATAAGCTCAACGATGATGTTCATAAATCAAAGCGACCTATTTAAGGATGCTTTTGCATCAAGCTCTGGATTTTCAGAGGAAATAATTGAAGAAGGCAATTCGTTAGATAAGATCCTTGTTTTGAATGTAAATGGGGTTATACAAGACACTGGTGAAGATGTAACTTCTTTTTTTAGTACTGCAGGCTATCAGCACCAAACTTTTTTAGATATGGTTAAAGCAGCAGGTGAGGATGATAGTGTAAAAGGTGTCATACTTAGAGTTAACTCACCTGGTGGCGGAGTTGTAGAAAGTGCTGAAATACATAAAAAATTAATTGAACTAACTAAAAAAAGTAAAAAACCTTTATATGTGTCTATGGGAACAACTGCTGCATCAGGTGGGTATTACATCTCCACTGCTGCAGATAAAATTTTCGCAGCTCCAGATACTTTAACAGGTTCTCTAGGAGTTATCATGCAATCAATAAACTATGGGGAATTAGCTGAAAAATATGGTGTTAAATTCGAAACCATTAAAAGTGGACCCTATAAGGACATTTTCTCTCCAACTCGCGATATGACAGAGGAAGAAAGAAAAATACTTCAATCTATGGTGGACAATGCCTATAAAGGGTTTGTGAATGTAATTACAGAAGGACGTCCATTATCAGAAGAAGAGGTTCGCAAAGTTGCTGACGGCCGAATTTACGATGGTAGACAAGCAAAGGAAAATAATCTTATCGATGAGCTAGGATATTTCGACGATACAGTTGCCGCTATGAAAAAGGATTTAGATTTAGAGGAGGCACAGGTCGTTGAGTATGGTGATTCATTAGGTCTTGATTCACTCCTATCAATGAGTGTTGGTAAAGTATTTAAAGAGGATGCTGAGCTATCTAGTCTTTATCAATTGCTTTCGAGTTCAAATTCTCCAAGGCTTATGTACTTATATTCTGAATAA
- a CDS encoding acetate kinase: MAKVIAINAGSSSLKFQLFEMPSETVLTKGLVERIGINDSVFTISVNGENQKEVTDIPDHAVAVKILLSKLTDLGIIGSLDEIEGIGHRVVHGGEIFNDSALITDETLQQIENLSELAPLHNPANVVGIKAFKEVLPNVNAVAVFDTAFHQTMPEQSFLYSLPYEYYENFGIRKYGFHGTSHKYVSERAAEILGRPVEHLRLISCHLGNGASIAAIEGGKSIDTSMGFTPLAGVAMGTRSGNIDPALLPFIMEKTGKSADEVLDILNKKSGILGVSGLSSDLRDITQAANEGNDRAKIALEVFASRIHKYIGSYAARMSGVDAIIFTAGIGENSTEIRERVLKGLEFMGVYWDPALNKVRGEEAYISYPHSPVKVLVIPTNEEVMIARDVQRIASH; this comes from the coding sequence ATGGCAAAAGTTATAGCAATTAATGCTGGTAGTTCATCATTGAAATTTCAACTTTTTGAAATGCCAAGCGAAACAGTTTTAACTAAAGGTTTAGTAGAAAGAATTGGGATAAATGATTCTGTATTTACTATTTCAGTAAATGGAGAAAATCAAAAAGAAGTAACAGATATACCTGACCACGCTGTTGCTGTAAAAATTCTTTTATCAAAATTAACTGATCTTGGAATTATCGGATCCTTAGATGAAATTGAAGGAATCGGTCATCGAGTTGTACACGGTGGAGAAATCTTTAATGATTCTGCACTTATTACAGATGAAACTTTACAACAAATTGAGAACCTTTCTGAATTGGCTCCACTTCACAATCCTGCAAATGTAGTTGGTATAAAAGCATTTAAAGAAGTGCTTCCAAATGTTAATGCAGTAGCAGTATTTGATACAGCATTTCACCAAACAATGCCTGAGCAATCATTCTTATATAGCTTACCTTATGAATATTATGAGAACTTTGGAATTCGTAAGTACGGCTTCCATGGAACATCACATAAATATGTTTCAGAACGAGCTGCAGAAATTTTAGGTAGACCAGTAGAACACCTACGTTTAATATCATGTCACTTAGGAAACGGTGCAAGTATTGCTGCAATCGAAGGTGGAAAATCAATTGACACCTCTATGGGATTTACTCCACTTGCAGGGGTTGCAATGGGCACACGCTCGGGTAATATTGACCCTGCACTTCTACCATTTATCATGGAGAAAACAGGGAAATCTGCAGACGAAGTACTAGATATCTTAAATAAAAAGAGTGGAATTTTAGGTGTTTCAGGTTTATCAAGTGACCTTCGTGATATTACACAAGCAGCAAATGAAGGCAATGATCGAGCTAAAATTGCCCTTGAAGTGTTTGCAAGCCGTATCCACAAGTATATTGGTTCCTATGCAGCAAGAATGTCTGGCGTAGATGCGATTATCTTCACAGCTGGAATTGGTGAAAATAGTACAGAAATACGTGAACGAGTATTAAAAGGCTTAGAGTTTATGGGTGTTTATTGGGATCCAGCTCTTAATAAAGTACGTGGTGAGGAAGCATACATCAGCTACCCTCATTCACCAGTAAAAGTTTTAGTTATCCCAACCAATGAAGAGGTTATGATAGCACGCGATGTGCAGAGAATAGCTTCACACTGA
- a CDS encoding alpha/beta-type small acid-soluble spore protein: MAQNNNSNQLVVPGAQQAIDQMKYEIASEFGVNLGPETTSRANGSVGGEITKRLVSFAQQQMGGSFK, from the coding sequence ATGGCACAAAACAATAACTCAAACCAACTTGTTGTACCTGGTGCACAACAAGCTATCGATCAAATGAAATATGAAATTGCTTCTGAGTTCGGTGTAAACCTTGGACCAGAAACAACTTCACGAGCTAACGGTTCTGTTGGTGGTGAAATCACTAAACGTTTAGTATCTTTTGCTCAACAACAAATGGGTGGTTCTTTCAAATAA
- the tpx gene encoding thiol peroxidase, producing MASITFKNNPVTLLGNEVKVGDSAPDFTILANDLSPVSLADSKGKVRLISVVPSIDTGVCDAQTRRFNEDASKVENVEVLTISVDLPFAQKRWCAANGLENVQTLSDHRELSFGEAYGVHIKELRLLARAVFVVDANDKVTYVEYVSEATNHPNYEAAIEAAKSAQ from the coding sequence ATGGCTTCTATTACGTTCAAGAACAACCCAGTTACATTGTTAGGCAATGAAGTGAAAGTTGGAGACAGTGCACCTGATTTTACAATACTGGCAAACGATTTATCTCCTGTTTCACTGGCAGATTCAAAAGGTAAGGTTCGTCTAATTTCTGTCGTACCTTCAATTGATACAGGGGTTTGTGATGCACAAACACGCCGTTTTAATGAAGATGCGTCAAAAGTAGAGAATGTTGAAGTTTTAACAATTAGTGTGGATTTACCATTTGCTCAAAAAAGATGGTGTGCTGCTAATGGATTAGAAAATGTGCAAACTCTATCAGATCACCGTGAGCTTTCTTTTGGTGAAGCATATGGTGTCCATATTAAAGAATTACGTTTATTAGCTCGTGCTGTATTTGTTGTTGATGCAAATGACAAAGTAACATATGTTGAGTATGTGAGTGAAGCAACAAATCATCCTAACTACGAAGCTGCAATTGAAGCTGCTAAGTCTGCACAATAA